In the genome of Acidobacteriota bacterium, the window AAGGTAAACCACCACGGATCGGTCTTCTCGTCGAACCAAACATGGGTCAACATCTTGAGCGCGGAGGTCGCTGTGTTCTCGGTCGGGAAGAACAGCTTCGGACACCCCTCGGCCACTGTGGTGTCTCAGTGGACATCGTCGGGAGCAGCCTCATATCAGACGAACTCGGCAACAGAATCAACGGGGCTCGTCGACGGAAACGTGGTGATCACGACCTCCGGCATCGGGGGCTTCGGTGTTGCAACATCGGCCAGTAGCCGGTCCGATGTCTATCCGATCACGCCTTAGCCGCACGACTGAGTCACCGTTGCTGCACATGTTTTGCATAAGTTGATCGACCAGGCCGACGGGTGAGTTGCGACCGGCGTAAGCGTCTGCAGACCCACCAAAAAAAGCGACCAAGTCTTACCGGCCGACAGCCTAAGCCGAAATGCGTTATGCGATGAGCGTATCCCGGTCGGTTGTAGATTCGTACCGGTACTCTCCGTCCGTTGAAACCGTGACAATATGGATCAGTGGTTCCCCACCGAAGAGGCCGATTGGCTTTTCATCTGTCAGACCGAAGAACAGAGCAATGAAAGTGATGCTTCCCCATTGGGCGTCGGGTTGTCTGTCTCTCGACGCCCAACGAATATGCTCCTCGATTTCGAGGGTTCCTTCGCCATCAAAATAGATCACGTCAACACGCTCGAACTCGCCTGCTATGCCTGTCGCAGCCTCAAGCCCGCGTAGGTAAAGCTCGGCGACATCGGCGAACACCACGAAGCCATCGTCAAACTCATGGGATCCTACCTCGACGGCAGACACCCATTCCCACAACGAACACACCTCTCCGTGCTATTCGCAACCTTCAAGATCGAGATATTCAAGACCATCGAACGGTGGATCGAGTTCGCACGAGACGAGATCGATGAATGGCCAAATACCCAAGACCTCGGAATGACCCCGCGCACTGAGACCCTCACACGCCTGCTCGCACGAGATCAATTGCCCGTGAACCCATAGGGCCGGCCAAGAATGCCTCGGGAGCGAGGACCATCCTACGCGCGTGGGTCGCCAGGTGGTCAGCGCGCATTACGTTGGAAAGCTCTCAGCGATAGCCCGCGCGGTGCCCTCGTTGGATGTCAACGCGCCAGACCGTCGAGGATGAGGTCGAGGACGAACAGGAAGGAGTCGTGAGTTGGGTGGTCTTCAGCGTGGTAGCGGAGGTGGTCGATCACCTTTGGGAAGCGTTCGGCATCGAGGTTCTCTGCCACGTCTTCGACGTGGGTTGTTGGGTTCGAGCTAGCTGCTGATAACTCCTGGCGTGTATGGCCGAGGACGTGGTTGATGACGGCGTGGAAAGCGAGGTCGGTGAGGTCGTCGGGTAGGCCAGCCAATGCGAGATGTTCGAGAACGGTCTCCATCAATGTCCAGCGTTGCGGCCTTGGAATCCGAGCCGGCCACACCTCGACGGCCCAGGGGTGGCGGTGAAGTACATCTCGTGTCGATGTTGCTATTCAGCGGACGCCCTCCTTCCAGTCAGCGCCTGGCTCTGGACGCTCGATCGTGGCGGCGATATCCTCGACCATGGCGTCGAGAAGTTCGTCCTTGTTCAGGATGTGGTTGTAGAGCGACATCGTTCCCGCGTCCAATGCGGCAGCGAGGCTGCGCATGCTGATCGAGTCGATGCCGTCGCGGTCGGCTGCCTCAACCGCAGCGCGTACGATCCGCTTCGGCGTGAGTGGGGTCTTCTGTTCGCTGGCCATGAGAAAACCAAATCTGTGAGCGCGTTTGCGATCAGCGTACACCGTACGTAAAATGATCTCATGTCAGGTACAGCGTACGTACCGATACAACTGGCCGGTACACACTCATGAGGTGGGTCTCTCGTAGCGACGTCGGGCCCATGTTGTCGACACTGTGGGTGTACGTCCTGCTGAACATCTTGTTCCGCGATATCCATGAGCTGTTCCGACCCGGGTTCGTCGAAGAGCTGCTTGGTTCCAATTTTGACCAAGCGGTCGTCTTCGCTGGCGGTGTCGCCCTCCAGCTGCCACTAGCACTTGTGGTGCTGTCGCGTCTGTTGCATCGACGCTGGGCGCGAATCGCCAACCTCGGAGTAGCAGCATTGATGGCGTTGGTCACAGCGACCACCTGGCCCAAGGACGCCGACGACGTCCTCTTCTCGGGTTTCGAGCTGCTCGGACTCGCCGCCATCGCCGTTCTCGCGTTGCGGTGGCGGGAAGACTCTCAAGAGGTGTCAGTTACGCAGGAAACAAGGAGCCCGTGACCGTTCGTTCGACGGCTGTTGTCACTGGCGCCAACTCCGGCATCGGCCTGGAAACCGTCCGGGGCCTGGCCCGTGAGGGTATCCACGTGGTGATGGTATGCCGCAACGAGACCAAGGCTGAGGCGGCCAAGGTCGACATCGAGGCATCCGTGCCGATGCGTCGCTATCGATCGTCCTCTGCGACCTCAGTCTGCAGGTCGACGTGCGACGGGCCGCCGCAGAGATCGAGGCAAAGAACGAGCAGCTCGACCTGCTGGTGAACAACGCCGGGATCATGATCCGATCCCGTCAGATCACAACCGAAGGTATCGAGATGATGCTGGCCGTCAACCATGTCGCGCCGTTTCTGCTCACGGCCCTACTACTACCCTTGCTGCAGGCCTCGACACCCGCCCGGATCGTCAACGTCGCCTCCGGGGCCCACAGCATGGGCAGACTCGATCTCGGCGACTTTCAGCCACCCGGGGCTATGGCCTGTTCGGCTTCTCTCGCTATGGCGAAACCAAGCTGATGAACATCCTGTTCACGCGCTCGCTCGCCCGTCGCATCGAGGGCACGGGCGTCACCGTCAACTGTCTGCACCCGGGAGAGGTGGCCACCAACCTCGGCAACCCGCCGGCTCCGATCCGGCTGCTGCTCCGCATGATCACGGTTGATCCGACCCGGGGAGCCGAGACGACCCTCGCCGCCGCCACCAAGGCCGAGTACGCCGATGTGAGCGGCAGCTACTTCGTGAATTCCAAACCGGCCGACCACAAGCTCAGCGCGGCCGCCCGGGATGGTGAGGCCGCAGCCGCGCTCTGGACCGCCACCGAGGACCTGCTGGTCTCGTCGCCGCCTCGAGCACGTACCGGACCCCCATGAACGACAACGAACGCAGATCCGCAAGTTTCTGGGACCGGCGGGCAGCAACCTACGGCAAGACAGAAGCCGAGAACTCGCAGCTACACACGGCAATGGTTGAAAGATCACTCATGTACCTTGGCAGCGACGACGTAGCTCTCGACTTCGGCTGCGGGACCGGGGCACTCAGCTACAGGTTCGCCCCTCATGTCAAGGCATTGCATGGCGTGGACATATCGCGGCAGATGATCAACGCAGCGAAGGA includes:
- a CDS encoding SDR family NAD(P)-dependent oxidoreductase, which produces MRADASLSIVLCDLSLQVDVRRAAAEIEAKNEQLDLLVNNAGIMIRSRQITTEGIEMMLAVNHVAPFLLTALLLPLLQASTPARIVNVASGAHSMGRLDLGDFQPPGAMACSASLAMAKPS
- a CDS encoding TetR/AcrR family transcriptional regulator C-terminal domain-containing protein; amino-acid sequence: MATSTRDVLHRHPWAVEVWPARIPRPQRWTLMETVLEHLALAGLPDDLTDLAFHAVINHVLGHTRQELSAASSNPTTHVEDVAENLDAERFPKVIDHLRYHAEDHPTHDSFLFVLDLILDGLAR
- a CDS encoding SDR family NAD(P)-dependent oxidoreductase, which codes for MTVRSTAVVTGANSGIGLETVRGLAREGIHVVMVCRNETKAEAAKVDIEASVPMRRYRSSSATSVCRSTCDGPPQRSRQRTSSSTCW
- a CDS encoding TetR family transcriptional regulator, translated to MASEQKTPLTPKRIVRAAVEAADRDGIDSISMRSLAAALDAGTMSLYNHILNKDELLDAMVEDIAATIERPEPGADWKEGVR
- a CDS encoding class I SAM-dependent methyltransferase, whose translation is MNDNERRSASFWDRRAATYGKTEAENSQLHTAMVERSLMYLGSDDVALDFGCGTGALSYRFAPHVKALHGVDISRQMINAAKDRADQEHVEGLHFSDGSIFNEVFQPDTYDVILTSQVLHVLSNRDGVVSRIHRLVKPGGWFLSTTPCMNES